In Nicotiana tabacum cultivar K326 chromosome 17, ASM71507v2, whole genome shotgun sequence, one DNA window encodes the following:
- the LOC142171794 gene encoding uncharacterized protein LOC142171794: protein MSFRGHDEGETSIKRGNFVELLQWYADRDDEVKKVALQSAPQNNMMIAPNIQKEIVNACAKEIIKAIVEDLNGDYFGILVDESKDVSHKEQMALVLRYVNKEGKPIERFLSIVHVKKTTSSSLQKAIYDLLLEHSLSPSQIRGQGYDGASNMQGEINDQFFDIVANVLNIVGSSFKRRNMLREDQAKKLEELQVLGEVHTGSGLNQELGLQRPGDTRWGSNFKTVRNFIALFSSIINVPEFLASEGVNYLERSVAKSLVNDIRSFEFVHMIHLMLKLLAIINDLNIALQRKDQEIVNAMKLVGFAKRQLQVMRESKWESLIDDASSFCSKHDIVIPKMDKNYHLGKSKRRSSSVTYSHHLRVEVFNTVIDLQLSELNSRFDAVNSNLLLGMASLSPDNSFANYDKDRIMKLATLYPHEFSGSKLEDLSYELDNYILFVKEDNDLSNLKGLGDLSETLVETDLYKTWRLVFLLVKLSMILPVATAIVERAFSSMKYIKNDLRSRIGDEFLNDCLVCYIEDEVFESVPNDAIIDRFQNMTTRRVQL from the exons ATGTCTTTCCGGGGCCACGATGAAGGTGAAACTTCTATTAAACGAGGAAACTTTGTAGAACTCTTACAATGGTATGCAGATAGGGATGATGAAGTGAAAAAAGTTGCGCTACAAAGTGCTCCACAAAATAACATGATGATTGCTCCAAATATCCAAAAAGAGATCGTTAATGCTTGTgcgaaagaaataattaaagcaaTAGTTGAAGATTTAAATGGAGAttattttggaattttggttgaTGAATCTAAGGACGTCTCTCATAAGGAACAAATGGCTCTTGTTCTGCGGTATGTCAACAAAGAGGGAAAACCTATTGAGCGATTCCTTAGTATTGTTCATGTTAAAAAAACAACTTCATCGTCATTACAAAAAGCAATCTATGATTTGCTTTTAGAGCACTCATTGAGTCCATCTCAAATACGGGGACAAGGTTATGATGGAGCTAGTAACATGCAAGGAGAAATCAATG ATCAATTTTTTGATATTGTTGCTAATGTCTTGAATATTGTTGGAAGTTCTTTTAAGCGTAGGAATATGCTACGAGAGGATCAGGCAAAAAAACTAGAGGAGCTACAAGTGCTTGGTGAAGTTCATACAGGAAGTGGACTAAATCAAGAACTTGGACTCCAAAGGCCAGGTGATACCCGATGGGGTTCTAATTTTAAAACAGTGCGTAACTTTATTGCATTATTCTCATCAATCATTAATGTACCTGAGTTTCTTGCAAGTGAGGGTGTAAATTATCTTGAGAGATCAGTGGCAAAAAGTCTAGTGAATGACATACGATCTTTTGAGTTTGTGCATATGATACATTTGATGTTAAAATTATTAGCAATCATAAATGATTTGAATATAGCTTTGCAAAGAAAAGATCAGGAAATTGTAAATGCTATGAAGCTTGTTGGTTTCGCCAAGAGGCAATTGCAAGTGATGAGAGAATCTAAATGGGAATCATTGATAGATGACGCCTCTTCATTTTGTTCCAAGCATGATATTGTGATCCCTAAAATGGATAAGAACTATCATCTTGGAAAGTCAAAGCGTAGGAGTTCAAGTGTTACATATTCTCATCATTTGCGTGTCGAAGTTTTTAATACTGTTATTGATTTGCAACTTTCGGAGCTTAACAGTCGTTTTGATGCGGTGAATAGTAATCTACTTCTTGGTATGGCTAGTTTGAGTCCGGATAATTCTTTTGCAAATTATGATAAAGACAGAATTATGAAACTTGCTACACTTTATCCTCATGAGTTTAGTGGTTCAAAGCTTGAAGATCTCAGTTACGAGCTTGACAACTATATTCTCTTTGTGAAAGAAGACAATGATTTGTCTAACTTGAAAGGACTTGGAGATCTTTCAGAAACATTAGTTGAAACAGATTTGTACAAGACTTGGAGACTTGTGTTTTTGCTTGTGAAGTTAAGTATGATATTGCCTGTCGCTACTGCAATAGTAGAAAGAGCTTTTTCTTCAATGAAGTACATCAAAAATGACTTGCGTAGCAGAATTGGTGATGAATTTTTGAATGACTGTTTAGTTTGTTATATAGAAGATGAAGTATTTGAAAGTGTACCTAATGATGCGATTATTGATCGTTTTCAAAACATGACAACCCGTCGGGTAC
- the LOC142171795 gene encoding uncharacterized protein LOC142171795 encodes MITKIFKAIPTPQSSGSGSSPPTPSSSPCPIIHDNINHLAVSNKEKMLNLNLEPDPAERKQISEYPPNLRDRVRRYYIQQGHCQPRNCSFPKRDFGGFMRQFNLEWFNTSYSGWLEYSVKVDATFCLCCYLFKNEHGGHGKVGNSFTKNGFRAWNKATERLNTHIGEVNSLHNRCFMMMRDLINQEQSILTSFDKQSEKIKSD; translated from the coding sequence ATGATCACGAAAATTTTCAAGGCTATTCCAACTCCTCAAAGTTCTGGTTCTGGTTCTAGTCCTCCTACGCCGAGTTCTTCTCCATGTCCAATTATTCATGACAATATCAATCATTTGGCGGtatcaaacaaagagaaaatgtTGAATTTGAATCTTGAACCTGATCCCGCAGAAAGAAAGCAAATTTCAGAGTATCCTCCGAATTTACGTGACCGAGTGAGAAGATATTATATTCAACAAGGACATTGTCAACCTCGTAATTGTAGTTTTCCAAAAAGAGATTTTGGTGGATTTATGCGTCAATTTAATCTTGAATGGTTTAACACTTCATACTCTGGATGGTTAGAATATAGTGTTAAAGTTGATGCAACATTTTGCTTATGTTGTTACTTGTTTAAAAATGAGCATGGAGGACATGGAAAAGTTGGGAATTCTTTCACAAAGAATGGTTTTAGAGCTTGGAATAAAGCTACAGAAAGGCTTAACACACATATTGGAGAGGTGAATAGTCTTCACAATAGATGTTTTATGATGATGAGAGATTTAATTAATCAAGAGCAATCAATTCTAACCTCTTTTGACAAGCAGTCTGAAAAAATTAAAAGTGATTAG